The following is a genomic window from Synechococcus sp. JA-2-3B'a(2-13).
CGGAATTGCCTGCAAAATGCTGGGCAGTACTGCCGAAGCCGAAGATCTCACCCAGGATATTTTTTTGAACTTGGCTCGTTCCTCCTTTGATCCCAGACGGGGATCCCTGCGCACCTACCTGAGCATCTTGGCCCGCTCTCGCTGTTTGGATCGGCTGCGCTCTTGGCGGAATCGACAGCGCCCCCTGGAACGGGGCAGAGTGGAATTGCAGGGTAGTCCTGCTGCGGATCCCACCTTGGAGCAGTTGGCCCAAGCGGAACGGGTGGCCGAGGTGCAAACGGCCTTGGCCGAGTTGTCCGAAAGTCAACGGCAAGTCTTAAAGATGGCCTATTACGAAGGCATGAGCCAAACGGAAATTGCCAAGCAACTGGATCTGCCTTTGGGAACGGTCAAAGCCAGAGCTCGGCGGGCTCTGCTGCGGCTGCGCGAGTTGTTGGGAGGCCCCTCATGAAAGCCGAATCTGTGTCTCCCGAAGAACTGCAACTGTGGCTGGCGGGCTACGTGCTGGGGGATCTCTCCCCGGAAGAGGCCGAGCGGCTGGAAGCCTTGCTCAAGCTGCGCCCGGAGCTGCACCGAGAACTGCAGGCTTTGCAACAGGCATTGGAGACAGCCTACGGCGTGGAGGAAAAGCAACCTCCCCCCGCCCTGCGGGCTTCTCTGTTGCAGGCACATGCGGAGCAGGCAGCCCAACCGATGCGCACCCCCGCCTGGATTGCCAAGGGATCCCGTCTCTGGCAACGGGGCTTGGGGGCGGTGGCCGCAGGCTTGATCGTCGCTTTGGGGCTGGGGAACCTCTACCTGTGGCGCAGGCTGCAGCTAGCCCAGACGCAAGGGATCCCTGCCGAGGTGTTGACCTATGAATTGCAGCCGACTGCGGAGAACCTGGCCGGCTCGGTCAAGCTTGAGGTGGATCCCCAGCGCCTGCAAGGGCGATTGGTGGCCCAAGGGTTGCCGCCTTTGCCGGAAGGCCGGGTCTATGCCCTGTGGGTGGTGCTGGAACCGGAGGCGCCCTTTACCACCGATAGAGCGGGGGCCGTTCTCGTGGCAGCTTTTCCGGTGGATGAAACAGGAAATCGCCAACAGGAGCTGCGCCTACCGCCGGTGTTTGAATCTACAGAATGGGTGCGGGCTGTGGCCATTACCGAAGAGGATGGCAATCGTCCCCAAGAGCACCAGGGATCCCCTTTGTGGATTTCCGGCTAGGGATGGATTGGCGTGGCCCGATGGCACAAGTAGGCGATTGTGATGCAGATGGATGTCAACCCAGTCTTGTGACCAAGGCAGAAGGCCTTAAGATAAAAGTCGCCACCCCAGCGAAGAACTTGGAGGCCACCCCATGGGCGAAGCGAAGCGCCGTAAAACCCGCATCAGCCAAGATCCCGACCAAGAGCTGGTGTTTCCCAACCTCAAAGACATTCCCCTCACCAAAGGGCAAGCTCGCGCCATCTACAATTGGACAACCCGTGGTGCTTGGGCAGGCATTATTCTGCTGGCGATTGTTTGGGTTGTGATCCGATTTGTGGGGCCTGCCTTGGGCTGGTGGCATCTGGTCGGCTAGCCGGCCGGATCCCCTTTAGCATCCTTTGGAGTTTCCGTCTATGCGCTCTTATCTGGCAGCCGCCATTCAAATGACCAGCATTCCCGATCTGGCCAGCAACTTGCAGCAGGCGGAAGAGTGGATCGACTTTGCAGTGCGCCAGGGATGCGAGCTGGTGACGCTACCAGAAAACTTTGCCTTCATGGGGCCGGAAGCCGAGAAAGCCCGCCTTGCTCCTGAGATTGCGGAGCGGGCGGAGGAGTTTTTGGCCAAGATGGCCCAGCGTTACCAAGTATTTATTTTGGGAGGAGGGTATCCTGTGCCGGACGGGCAGGGCAAAGTTTACAATACCGCTGCCCTCTACAGCCCTGACGGCAAAGAGCTGGCCCGCTATCGCAAAATCCACCTGTTCGATGTCAATCTGCCCGACGGCAATACCTACCGCGAGTCGAACACGGTGGTCAGCGGAGATGAGGTGGTCACCTGCGAGCAAGAGCAACTGGGGAACCTCGGTTTGTCGGTCTGCTACGACGTACGCTTTCCAGAGCTGTACCGATCCCTGGTGGATCGCGGAGCCCAGATTTTGCTCATCCCTGCCGCCTTCACGGCCTACACGGGTCGGGATCACTGGCAGGTTTTGCTGCAATGCCGGGCCATTGAGAACACCTGTTACGTGATAGCCCCCGCCCAGGTGGGCACCCACTACGAGCGGCGACAGTGTCACGGCCATGCCATGATCGTGGACCCCTGGGGGACTATCTTGGCGGATGCGGGTGGCGAAAAACCGGGGGTGGCCATTGCTGAAATTAACCCAGAGCGTTTCCAGTTGGTCAGGCGGCAGATGCCTTCCCTACAACACCGTCGGCTGGCCTGCACCGTCACCCGCTAGGGATCCGCTGTGCCTTGGCCCCCCCTGATTCTCTACAGCAAACCCGGCTGCCACCTCTGCGAGAGCTTGGTGGAGAAGTTGCGGCAGATCCCCGAAATCCGTGATCTGGAAGTCCGCGACATCACCTCCAACCCGAGTTGGTGGGAGCAATACCAACTGGAAGTTCCCGTGCTCACCCTGGCAGGGGATCCCGAGCGACCTTTGCCACGTCCTTCCCCTCGGCTGACGGTGAGCCAGTTGCGGGCTTGGCTTGAGAAACAGCTCCGTTGAATTTCTCCTGCTGCTGCCGGAGCTTTCTCTGCCATGCCTATGGAGAGAGCAGCGATTCGCTGCGGGCGGTGTAGCCGGCTTGACGCAGGGCTTCAACGGCGGCTTGGGCATTGTTAACCCAAAATTGGGATCCCATTCTCACCCAAAGGGTATGGGGATGGGCGGTGATGGCAGCCACGACAGGAATGCGATTTTCTTCTTTAATTTCCGAGCGTTGGCGAGCGATTAGCGTCTGTAAACGGTATCGATCCTCCAGTGTCCCAGCAGAGTCGAGAGGGAGCTCCACCGTTACCCAACTAACAGATTCAATCGGTTGTAAATCTTCCACAATCAGTTGCACCTGTTCATCCCGCTGATCCACTTTGGCCCAAACCAATAGCCGTTGATCCACCTCCAGGCAACCGCGCAAACGTTCATAGGTTTTGGGGAAGATCACTGCTTCACAACTGCCGGTGAGATCTTCCAGTTGCAAAATGGCCATGCGATCCCCTTTCTTGGTTGTGACATTTTTAATGGCAGTCACCAGGGCGAGAACGCCCACAGAGGCATCGGCTGCGCAGCCGCCCAAGTCAGCTAGGTTTACAGGGGCCAGCAGCCGCGCTTGCTCCTGAATGCGCCGCAGCGGATGATCCGAGACATAAAACCCCAGCAGCTCCCGTTCCAGCCTCAACTTTTCCTGGGGTGGAAAATCCTCGGTAACCGGCCCACGCGGAGCTTCCACAAATCCATTGCCGGCGCTGCCACTGCTCCCCAGTAAATCGAACAAGCTGGCTTGGCCGATGGCTTTGGACTTGGCTCGCTGCGCTGCCCAACTGAGGATGGGATCCAAATCGGCAATTAGTTGTTTACGATTTCCAGAAATACAATCAAAAGCGCCCGCACAAATCAGGGCCTCCAGGGCACGACGGTTAACAATGCGCAGATCCACCCGCTGGCAAAAATCCGCCAGAGAGGTGAAGGGGCCATCAGCTTGACGGGCAGCCAAAATGTTTTGAATGGCCCCCTCCCCTACATTCTTCACTGCCCCCAGACCAAACAAAATGCTGGATCCCTGGGGAGTAAAGTCCATTCCAGAACGGTTGATATCCGGCGGCTGAATTTGGATCCCAATTGACAAGCAATAGGTAATGTAGCGCTGTACCTTGTCCTGATCTCCCCCCACAGAAGAGAGCAAGGCTGCCATATATTCCGTTGGGTAATTGGCCTTGAGGTAAGCTGTTTGAAAAGTAATCAACCCATAGGCAGTAGAATGCGATTTATTGAAGCAATACTCGGCAAAAGCAACCATTTGATCAAACAATTCTGTGGCAACTTCTTGGCTTACACCCCGCTTGGCTGCCCCCTGCACAAATTGCTCGCGGTGTTTCTCCATCTCGGAGACTTTCTTTTTCCCCATCGCTCGCCGCAGCAGATCGGCTTGGCCTAAGGTGTATCCGGCCATGTCTTGGGCAATGCGCATGATCTGTTCCTGGTAGAGGATGGCTCCGTAGGTATCCTGAAGAATGGGCTTGAGGAGTTCGTGGGCATAGGTTACCGGTTTGCGACCGTGCTTGCGATCGATAAAGTCGGGGATCATTCCCGTATCCAATGGGCCTGGCCGGTACAAGGCCAATACTGAAGAAATATCTTCCAGGTTGGAAGGTTTGAGCTCCCGCACCACCTGCTTCATGCCAGAAGATTCCAGTTGGAAGATCCCTTCCAGCTCTCCCTTTTCCAAAAGCTGGTAGGTTTTCTTGTCGTCTAGGGGTAGGTTATCCAGATCTATATTGACGCCATTGTGTTCTCGGATCAGTTCCACTGCCCGCTGAATCATCGTCAGGTTGCGCAGACCCAAAAAGTCCATCTTCAGCAAGCCCAAAGACTCGATATCTTCCATCGAGTACTGGGTGATAATTTGGCCTTCATTGTTGTACTGCAGAGGCACGATCTCATCTAAGGGATCCTTAGCAATCACCACACCGGCAGCGTGAACCCCGAAGGTTTTGTTGGTGCCCTCCAACAAACGTGCCAGCTCGATCCAGCGGTGGGTGGTTGGGTCTTTCTCGTATTTTTCTTTGAACTCTGGAGCGGGAGTATCCTCGCCAATCATCTCTTCCAATTTTGCGGGCTTGCCTCGGGATACCGGGATCAATTTCGCCATTTTGTCGGCTTCTGAGTAGGGAATGTCTAAGACTCGACCGACATCTTTGAGAATGGCTTTAGAGGTCATGCGGTTAAAGGTGATGATCTGGGCGACTCGCTCTTGGCCGTATTTGCGGGTCACATAGTCGATCAGCTCTCCCCGCCGCTCGATGCAAAAATCCGTATCAATATCCGGCATCGATTGACGTTCTGGATTGAGAAATCGCTCAAACAGTAGGCCGTATTTAACCGGGTCAATGTTGGTAATTTGTAGGGCATAGGCCACCAGGGATCCTGCTGCCGAGCCTCGCCCCGGCCCCACCGGGATCCCCTGCTCGCGGGCATAGCGAACGTAGTCCCAGACCACCAGGAAATAGCTGGAGAAGCCCTTTTGTTGGATGATGTTCAGCTCAAAGCGCAGGCGCTCCTGGTAGTTTTGGGGGATCTGATCCGGCTGAGCAACACCGCAGCGCTTCGCCAGCCCCTGCCAGGCCAATTCTGTGAGATAGCTATCGGCAGAATGGCCCGGTGGAACCGGGTAGTCGGGCATGCGCATTTCCCCAAATAGGTCATAGCCCTCGATCTTTTCCAGCACCTTCAGGGTGTTGGCGATGGCCTCGTCAATCACCTCCTGTTCCAAATGGTCACGGCAGAGACGGCGCATCTCTTCTGGGCTTTTCAGGTATTCGGTTCCGGTGTAGCGAAGGCGATTTTTTTCAGTAAGGGATTTGCCTGTTTGAATGCAGAGCAGCGCATCGTGGGCCTCTACATCCCAGCAGGAAATAAAATGGCTATCGTTGGTGAGGATGATCGGGATCCCCAATTCGCGGGCGATGCGCACCAACTGCACATTGACAAAGCGATCTTCTTGATAACCGTGATCCTGAATCTCGATGTAATAATCATCCCCAAACTGCTCTTGGTACCAAGCGGCAACTTCACGGGCAATTTCTGGCCGCCGCTGCAAAATAGCTTGAGGCACTTCTCCTGCCAAGCAGCCGCTGGTGACGATCAACCCTTCTTTGTATTGCACCAAATACTCTTTGTTAATGCAGGGGCGAGAGAAAATCCCTTTGCCTTGAATGCCGTGTAGATGAGAAATGGTGGTTAGCTTCACTAAGTTTTTGTAGCCCTGGGTATTTTTGGCCAGAACCACTTGGTGATACTTGGGGTACTTGCGGCTTTTGTCGCGGATATCGCCGTTGATTACATACATTTCATTGCCGATGATTGGAGTAATCCCTTTGCTTTTACACAGTTTCACCAGCTCCAATGCCCCATACATGACACCGTGATCCGTCAGGGCCAGCCCCGGCAAACCCATAGCCACCACCTGCTCGACCAAACGCGGCAATTGGCTGGCACCATCCAAGAGGCTGTATTCGCTGTGGAGATGCAAAGGAACAAAAGACATGGCAACGCTACGGATAGTGGGATCCCTTTAACCTTAACTCAGCGTGTCCATTTCTCGACTGCCTGCAGATGCCGCTACAGTAAAGTCAGCTGATGTTTTTTCCCTTTTCTTGAATCTATGGATGCTCCCATTCGCCTCACCCAGTACTCCCACGGCGGTGGCTGCGGCTGTAAAATTGCCCCGGCCCTGCTGCAACAAATTCTTAAGGATGTGCCCCTGCTATCCCCAAATCCGGCTTTGTTGGTGGGAGCTGAAACCAGCGATGATGCGGCTGTCTATCAACTAAACGACCACCAAGCCCTAATTTTGACCACCGACTTCTTCATGCCGATTGTGGATGAGCCGGTGGATTTTGGTCGGATCGCGGCGACCAATGCCCTTTCCGATGTCTACGCGATGGGGGGCACTCCCATTCTGGCTTTGGCGGTTTTGGGCATGCCGGTCAATACCCTGCCGATGCAGGCCATCCAAGGGATCATGGCCGGAGGGATCCAGGTTTGCCAAGAAGCCGGGATCCCTTTGGCAGGGGGGCACTCCATCGATTCGCCGGAGCCCATCTTCGGCTTGGTGGCAGCAGGTTTGGCCCATCCACACCACATTCGCCGCAATGCCACGGCCCAAGCCGGGGACGATCTGATCCTGACCAAACCGCTGGGGATCGGGGTGATGACCACCGCTCTGAAAAAGGGTCAGCTCAGTGCGGCAGGCTACGCGGAAGTTTTGCAGGTGATGACCCAGCTGAATCGCATCGGCTCGCAACTGGCCCAGCGACCGCAAGTTCACGCCATGACGGATGTAACAGGGTTTGGCCTGGTGGGACACTTGCTGGAAGTCTGTCGCGGCTCGGGGGTGGGGGCCAGTTTGGATCTGGCTTCCATTCCGTTTTTGGCAGAAGCGCTCTCGCTGGCAGAGGCGGGGATCTTTCCAGGGGCGGCTCGTCGCAATTGGCAGGGCTATGAGGGGGTACAGGCAGAATCCCTGCCCGAGTGGCAGCAACTGCTGCTGGCAGATCCCCAAACCAGCGGGGGCTTGCTGGTGGCGGTGGATCCCGGCTACACCTCAGACCTCTTGCAAGAGCTGCACAGTGCCGGCTACCCCTACGCCCGTCGCATCGGCCGATGCCAAGCTGGAGACACCAGAATCCATGTTACCGGCAAGATCAGCCTCAGCCCAGCGGCAGCCTGAAGAAGACCCTCTGGCAATACTCACCATGCAAAGTCTCATGCAAAGTCTCGATAGAGGGCTCAGTATGAAGATTGCGTCAAGCAGCTCTGAGAAAGTTAAAGATACCATGTAAGGCAAGGGAAGGTTAGGATATCCTGAGATCTATGAGCGAGCTTCCCCCCAGCCGTAGTCTGGTTCAGCGAGTTGAGCCTGGCCAGCTGATTCGAACCCTCAGCAGTGGGCAATTGCTGATGGTGGATCCCCAGCGGCACAACGCCCTGATCATCTGCAAGACGTTTCATGCTGAGTTTGCCGGGCCGGGTGCTGCTGTTGGGGGGCCCTTGGATGTGGAGTCCGGCGGCGTTGTCCCCATTGGGGATGTGGTTTTGCTGCATCCGCAAGACCACCAAGAGCGGCAAAGTGCCTATGCCAAGCGGCTGCACTGGATGCGTTGGCTACAGCAAATCACCGACAATCCTTTGCCGGCCCAGCGGGCGCGGGTTTTGCTCTTTAGCTTAGAGGAATTTTTCTCTGCGGATTTGGTTAGCCAATTGCCCGATGACATTTTGGCACGGCTGGTGGGGGTGCTGCCCCAGACGATTGCTGCGGTGCGGATGGAGATGACGGCCCTCTACAGCCCCAGCTATTCCTTGGCAGGCTGAGCTTGTCTTGGACTGGGGAAGGGACTCGTCCTGCCAGCATGAATCGGTGACACCTTGCAGCCCTCTCTGCAACTGGAACAAGACACGATCAGCTACACTGCTGGCATTTGGTTCAACTGGACTCGACTGGAATCTTTGCCTCATGCAGTGGTGGAAACGGCTTCGCCAAAACCGATGGGCCCAAGTAGGAGCTTACATTCTCCTTGTTTTCTACGCCTGCGCCATTTTTGCCGAGTTCGTTGCCCCCTACAGCCCACTGGAATCTCAACCGGGGGGATCCCTTCTGCCGCCCACCGCCATTCACTTTTGGGATGAATCGGGCGCTTGGATTGGGCCCCACGTTTATCCAACCCGCCAGGGGCCAGTGGATCTGGAAACGGGAGAACGCCCGCTCTTGGTGGATACCAGCCGTCCAGCCGGGATCCGCTTGTTTGTGGCCGGTACTCCCTACCGTTGGTTGGGGTTGATCCCCTCCAATCGGCATCTGTTTGGCACCGTCCCGCTGCGGCCTGTTGCAGAAGAGGGACAGGTGGGATCCCCAATCGGCGAAGAGCCCTCTGTGGCACGGCTACACCTGCTGGGCACCGATGATCAAGGTCGGGACTATTTCAGTCGCTTGGTCTATGGCGGGCGCGTCAGCCTGTTTATCGGCTTGGTGGGCATTGGCATCTCTTTCCCCATTGGTCTGCTGGTGGGGGCCATATCCGGCTACCTTGGGGGCTGGGTGGATACGCTCCTGATGCGCTTGGCAGAGGTGTTGATGTCGATTCCGACGCTGTATCTGCTGGTGTCGCTGGCAGCGGTGTTGCAGGTGAATCCGCTGACCGGGGTGCCCTTCAGCAATGCCGAGCGCTTCTTGGTGATTGTGGTGATCCTCTCTTTTGTGGGTTGGGCGGGCCTAGCCAGGGTGATTCGTGGGCAGGTGCTGTCCTTGCGAGAGCGGGACTTTGTGCAGGCAGCGCGGGTAGCCGGGGCTGGATCCCTGTACCTGCTGGTGCGGCATATTTTGCCCCAGACAGCCACTTATGTGGTGATCTCGGCAACCTTGGCGGTGCCCGGCTACATTGCGGCAGAGTCGGTGCTGAGCCTCATTGGGTTGGGGATCCAACAGCCGGATGCCTCTTGGGGCAACATGCTCTCGCTGGCCACCAACGCTTCGGTGATCATCCTACAACCCTGGCTGGTGCTGGCCCCAACGCTGATGGTGGTGCTGACCTCTCTATCCTTTAACCTGCTGGGGGATGGTTTGCGGGA
Proteins encoded in this region:
- a CDS encoding sigma-70 family RNA polymerase sigma factor, with the protein product MKIEGDKAEGSLQEKTDAEVFAALKAGRSQALAILYDRHAGLVYGIACKMLGSTAEAEDLTQDIFLNLARSSFDPRRGSLRTYLSILARSRCLDRLRSWRNRQRPLERGRVELQGSPAADPTLEQLAQAERVAEVQTALAELSESQRQVLKMAYYEGMSQTEIAKQLDLPLGTVKARARRALLRLRELLGGPS
- a CDS encoding anti-sigma factor domain-containing protein — encoded protein: MKAESVSPEELQLWLAGYVLGDLSPEEAERLEALLKLRPELHRELQALQQALETAYGVEEKQPPPALRASLLQAHAEQAAQPMRTPAWIAKGSRLWQRGLGAVAAGLIVALGLGNLYLWRRLQLAQTQGIPAEVLTYELQPTAENLAGSVKLEVDPQRLQGRLVAQGLPPLPEGRVYALWVVLEPEAPFTTDRAGAVLVAAFPVDETGNRQQELRLPPVFESTEWVRAVAITEEDGNRPQEHQGSPLWISG
- a CDS encoding DUF2839 domain-containing protein, encoding MGEAKRRKTRISQDPDQELVFPNLKDIPLTKGQARAIYNWTTRGAWAGIILLAIVWVVIRFVGPALGWWHLVG
- a CDS encoding carbon-nitrogen hydrolase family protein translates to MRSYLAAAIQMTSIPDLASNLQQAEEWIDFAVRQGCELVTLPENFAFMGPEAEKARLAPEIAERAEEFLAKMAQRYQVFILGGGYPVPDGQGKVYNTAALYSPDGKELARYRKIHLFDVNLPDGNTYRESNTVVSGDEVVTCEQEQLGNLGLSVCYDVRFPELYRSLVDRGAQILLIPAAFTAYTGRDHWQVLLQCRAIENTCYVIAPAQVGTHYERRQCHGHAMIVDPWGTILADAGGEKPGVAIAEINPERFQLVRRQMPSLQHRRLACTVTR
- a CDS encoding glutaredoxin family protein, translating into MPWPPLILYSKPGCHLCESLVEKLRQIPEIRDLEVRDITSNPSWWEQYQLEVPVLTLAGDPERPLPRPSPRLTVSQLRAWLEKQLR
- a CDS encoding DNA polymerase III subunit alpha gives rise to the protein MSFVPLHLHSEYSLLDGASQLPRLVEQVVAMGLPGLALTDHGVMYGALELVKLCKSKGITPIIGNEMYVINGDIRDKSRKYPKYHQVVLAKNTQGYKNLVKLTTISHLHGIQGKGIFSRPCINKEYLVQYKEGLIVTSGCLAGEVPQAILQRRPEIAREVAAWYQEQFGDDYYIEIQDHGYQEDRFVNVQLVRIARELGIPIILTNDSHFISCWDVEAHDALLCIQTGKSLTEKNRLRYTGTEYLKSPEEMRRLCRDHLEQEVIDEAIANTLKVLEKIEGYDLFGEMRMPDYPVPPGHSADSYLTELAWQGLAKRCGVAQPDQIPQNYQERLRFELNIIQQKGFSSYFLVVWDYVRYAREQGIPVGPGRGSAAGSLVAYALQITNIDPVKYGLLFERFLNPERQSMPDIDTDFCIERRGELIDYVTRKYGQERVAQIITFNRMTSKAILKDVGRVLDIPYSEADKMAKLIPVSRGKPAKLEEMIGEDTPAPEFKEKYEKDPTTHRWIELARLLEGTNKTFGVHAAGVVIAKDPLDEIVPLQYNNEGQIITQYSMEDIESLGLLKMDFLGLRNLTMIQRAVELIREHNGVNIDLDNLPLDDKKTYQLLEKGELEGIFQLESSGMKQVVRELKPSNLEDISSVLALYRPGPLDTGMIPDFIDRKHGRKPVTYAHELLKPILQDTYGAILYQEQIMRIAQDMAGYTLGQADLLRRAMGKKKVSEMEKHREQFVQGAAKRGVSQEVATELFDQMVAFAEYCFNKSHSTAYGLITFQTAYLKANYPTEYMAALLSSVGGDQDKVQRYITYCLSIGIQIQPPDINRSGMDFTPQGSSILFGLGAVKNVGEGAIQNILAARQADGPFTSLADFCQRVDLRIVNRRALEALICAGAFDCISGNRKQLIADLDPILSWAAQRAKSKAIGQASLFDLLGSSGSAGNGFVEAPRGPVTEDFPPQEKLRLERELLGFYVSDHPLRRIQEQARLLAPVNLADLGGCAADASVGVLALVTAIKNVTTKKGDRMAILQLEDLTGSCEAVIFPKTYERLRGCLEVDQRLLVWAKVDQRDEQVQLIVEDLQPIESVSWVTVELPLDSAGTLEDRYRLQTLIARQRSEIKEENRIPVVAAITAHPHTLWVRMGSQFWVNNAQAAVEALRQAGYTARSESLLSP
- the selD gene encoding selenide, water dikinase SelD translates to MDAPIRLTQYSHGGGCGCKIAPALLQQILKDVPLLSPNPALLVGAETSDDAAVYQLNDHQALILTTDFFMPIVDEPVDFGRIAATNALSDVYAMGGTPILALAVLGMPVNTLPMQAIQGIMAGGIQVCQEAGIPLAGGHSIDSPEPIFGLVAAGLAHPHHIRRNATAQAGDDLILTKPLGIGVMTTALKKGQLSAAGYAEVLQVMTQLNRIGSQLAQRPQVHAMTDVTGFGLVGHLLEVCRGSGVGASLDLASIPFLAEALSLAEAGIFPGAARRNWQGYEGVQAESLPEWQQLLLADPQTSGGLLVAVDPGYTSDLLQELHSAGYPYARRIGRCQAGDTRIHVTGKISLSPAAA
- a CDS encoding ABC transporter permease, which translates into the protein MQWWKRLRQNRWAQVGAYILLVFYACAIFAEFVAPYSPLESQPGGSLLPPTAIHFWDESGAWIGPHVYPTRQGPVDLETGERPLLVDTSRPAGIRLFVAGTPYRWLGLIPSNRHLFGTVPLRPVAEEGQVGSPIGEEPSVARLHLLGTDDQGRDYFSRLVYGGRVSLFIGLVGIGISFPIGLLVGAISGYLGGWVDTLLMRLAEVLMSIPTLYLLVSLAAVLQVNPLTGVPFSNAERFLVIVVILSFVGWAGLARVIRGQVLSLRERDFVQAARVAGAGSLYLLVRHILPQTATYVVISATLAVPGYIAAESVLSLIGLGIQQPDASWGNMLSLATNASVIILQPWLVLAPTLMVVLTSLSFNLLGDGLRDALDPREG